TCCCGCGATGAACAAAAGTGGGATGGTAGCCAATAGTAGATGCGCTGATTCTTTTGCCGCCTCCAAAAATTGATGTCTTCGTGCGTAGCGGCCGGGTACTAGCAGACGGTACCCCATGTGAAGACCTGCTCCGCCAGCAATGAAAATGGCAGTCAGCTCGATCACGCCGTGTGGCAAAATGTAGGCCCAAAACGCATAGCTGCTATCTGCCTGATAGTAGACGGCTGCCAAAGCTCCAACCAGAAGGCCATTGAACAAGAGAAGGTAGATAGGGACGATTCCAAACGTAATTCCACTGACAAAGGCCAGCATCGCAACTTTGATGTTGTTGGTCATAATCATCGTGGAGATGACCGGACTGTCGAGAGATTCGTGCCCTTCTCCCAGCCTAGATGGATCGATCTGCTCAGCCATCCCTTGTGGCAATACATAATACAGGTTGAGTGGATCGACCATAACGGCGGCAAAGCCAGAAATACCACCGATGATGAAGAGAAGGGCTGCCACACCAATGAAGCTCATTCGCTTATGTACGAGACCCATCAAGTAGCTACCAAAGAAATGCTTGAGCTGCTGCCAGCTGCCTATTCGTTGCTTGTAAGCCAAATTATGTGCACGTAAGACGAGTTGATTTAAGTAGAGCGTGATCTCGTCTGCAGGATGGTAGGAGCGCACATAGGCCAAATGAGCAGATGTTTTCTTATATAGTTGTGTCAGGCGATCAATATCGGTAGCACTGATGTGCCGAGGTTGTCGGGTAAAACGCTCCACTAATTGTTCCAGTTCGGCCCAAGAGGCTTTATGCTTGTGCCAAAACGAGGTAATATCCATGTATAATGCCTCCTTACATTAGCGCGTGTTTCAAAACTAGAAAAAACCTCAAAGTTTCGAGGGGGGAAGAAAACCATCATGAATGAACCGACATACGTCAGTGGGTCAAATCGAGAAGCTTCTGTCGTGACACCCGAGCATGTTATGCTGCGATTTCAGACGGCAGGTCTAGGCAGTCGAGCCACTGCGATGCTGATTGATACAGGAATCTTGCTCCTGGTTAATCTTACTGTATTTATTTTGTTTGGCATAGTTTTATTTGGAAAAGAAGAAGATTTTTTCCTGGATGATGACAACTACACGATAGCCATCGTTCTCCTGGTTACCTTCATCGTAAACTTTGGCTACTTTTGGCTACTGGAAGCATTCTGGGGCGGACAGACCGTTGGCAAAAGGCTGGTGGGAATCCGGGTCATCCGTGATAACGGACAGCCTGCGACTTTTGTTTCCTCAACGATCCGGAATCTGTTTCGCATCATTGACGCAATGCCATCTGGTTATTTTCTCGGGGCGCTCGTATGCTTTTTCCACCCCCGTGATAAGCGAATTGGCGATATGGTAGCTGGCACAATTGTCGTGGTGGAGTCAGGACAGCGGTCGACTCTTTTTCAGAAAAAGAAAGACAAACAGCCAAATGGCTTTGATTTGAATCATGCGCTACTCATACTTGATGAGCGCCAAAAACAGGCGATTACCCGAGAGGACTGGCAACTGCTTTCTTCCTTCATCGGCAGACTATCCTCTTTAACTCAAGCAAAAAAATATGAACTCGGGAATCAAATTGCCAGCATCATGCGCAAAAAATTAGAGCTTGTTGACGAACAGAACACCAAGGAAGACCCGATCCTGTTTTTGCAAAGGCTGCACAACCAGTTGCAAAACGAATTTCAACTACGAAAATAAAGCGAGGTACCGCCAAAAATATTGGCGGTATTTTCTTTTCTCGACTTATTTCTCCATTATTCAGCAAAATGCAGCTTCAAAAACTTTCTATGTTATAATGAAACCTCACTCTAAGTCACAGAAAGGAGGAGGGGGCCGATGGACGACAAATACATGGGAGCGTCATCGACTTCGTCACCCACACTGCCACTCCCGGCAAACGGGAAGCAGAAAGGAAGACGCAGAAGAGGCAGTCTTTTTCAGGCATTGATTCCCTCCCAGACAGAAGGTAAGCGTCCTTTACTACCAATCGTTTTGGCCGTTCTGGTCTGGGTAGGACTTGCCTACGCTGGATATGCCTTTGCTGTTTATACGTTGGACAAGCAGCAGCAATTTGTGAACCAACGAATTGATCAAATTCAAGAAGAGAATCAAAAGCAGACGAAGGCATTGGGAGATCAATTGACTCTGGTGCAGGAAGAAATGCAAAATGTCCAGAAGGGTCTGGGAAATCTGGAAGAAGATTTGGCATTGACGGGTGAAACCATTGGTGGCACGAACAAGACCAAAGAAGCTCTGCAGGATAGGGTTGACCAGCTCAATAAACAGCTGGTTGATTTGAAAGCATCTCTGAAAAAATTGGAGGATGCTGCCCGTGCTTGGTAAGATAAACCGTTTCTTTCTCTTTCTGCTGGCGCCTGCTCTCGGTTTTTTGGTCGCTTTTGCGCTGGACAATCCAGTGGACAAGCTCCAGATAGAAGGCCTGAAGCTTCCTTCTGCCGTAGCGAAGAGCCAAGCAGATGAGCTGGGGGAACGGCTCAACGACACCAAGGTGCAGCTTCGAAACGTAGAAGTTGTCATCGAAGACATCCGGGATCGCTCGAAAAAGGAACAGAAAGAATACGAGCAACAAAACAAGAACATCAGCAGCGCACTTGAAGCGAGCAAATCCCAGACGCAAAAATCTGCGGATGTATTGGACACGATTTTGTCCAACATGCTTGGCAAGCCGATCGGTCAACACTTCGGGAAAAACTCGACAGTGAAAGTCTATTCCCTACAAGAAGGCGGATACCGCGGTTATATGGCCAAAGTGCGCCTCAATGATCCGAACGCGTTGAAAATGGTGCTGGCCAACAACTCTGTGAAAAGTAAAGGAGAAACGACGAGTCAAGCTGGTAAGCGTACAGGAGCCATACTTGCGATCAATGCAGGTGGCTTTATGGCGGACAAGCAGGGCAATCTGACTCCGTTAGGCATCACTGTTGTTGACGGCAAGATTCGAACCTTTTCCAATAATGCGAAGCTGAGCTTTGTCGGTTTCAACAACAAAGGTCATCTGGTCGGAACAAACATCAAAACACAGGCGCAAATTACACAACAAGGGATATTGCAGGGAGCGAGCTTTTTGCCGCGTCTCTTGCAAGACGGAAAGCGATTGCCTATTCCGCGTGAATGGGCGAATGCGCGTCAACCGCGAACGCTGATCGGTCATTTCGACAACGGCGATTTGCTGCTGATTGTTATTGATGGAAGACGAGATGGTTGGAGTAATGGTGTTACGCTGGAGGAAGCGCAAAGAAAGCTGCAAGAGTGGCATGTCGTGGATGCGTATAACCTCGACGGCGGCGGATCCAGTGCGTTTTATTACAATGGCAAGCTGTTGAACAAGCCTTCTGGCGGCAAAGAACGACGCGTGGTGAGCAATTTGGTCGTCATGCCATAAGCAAAAATCGCAACACTCTTCTGTGAAGACGACAAGTCTTGCTGCAGAAGAGTGTTTTTTTCTGTAGAGAAAAGTTTGCCTAGGCAACTGTGAATGTGGGTTGACCTTGAAAAATGCTGAAAATTATAATAATAGTAGAAGTTAATGAAATGGAATAGGAGGGATCGCATGAAAAAAGGGATGTTGGTTGCCCTCTCGATTGTTTCCGTGCTTTCGTTTCCTCATTTTGCGGTGGGAAAAGTCCCAGGTGTGCCAGCCGGTGTGCAAGGAGCTACAAAAGGAATTGTCGCGGTCTCTCATCCAGCAGCGGCGCAGGTCGGTAGAGATATCTTGGCAAAGGGCGGCAATGCGATTGATGCTGCGGCTGGGATCCAATTTGCTCTGAATGTGGCAGAACCGTATATGTCCGGTATCGGCGGCGGTGGCTTCATGATGATTTACGTGAAGGATCAAAACAAAGTGACCGTGTTAGATAGTCGGGAAGTGGCGCCTGCCAAGGTGACTCCTCATATGTTTTTGCGGGCGGACGGCACGCCGATCCCGTTTGAAGAGAGACATACGAGCGGTCAGGCCGTAGGTGTTCCAGGTACATTGCTGGGTGTAGAACAGGCGTTGGAATCGTATGGGACATGGGACTTGGGAAAAGTGATAGAACCGTCGATTGAACTGGCGGAAAAAGGAGTTCGCGTCAACTGGGTGTCCGCTCAATTTATTGCCAATTCCATGGAAAAGCTGAAGAAGCATGGGACGGCTGCACAGGTGTTTGCGCCAAACGGCGTTCCACTCAAAGAAGGTGAGATGCTGATTCAGCCCCAATTGGCGAAAACGTTGAAGATCATCCGTGACAAAGGCTCGAATGCCTTGTATGAAGGGGAAATTGGCAAGGCCCTCGTCGAGGAGGTACAAAGGACGGGTGGCTCCATGACACTCGATGATTTGCAGGCGTATCAAGTAAAAGAGCGTGAACCGGTCAGCGGCATGTATCGCGGATATGAAGTGATTTCGATGGCACCACCCAGCTCTGGCGGCTTGACGCTGATTCAGATTTTGAAGCTGATGGAAGGCTACGATAACACAAAAGACGGAATCGGGTCGGTAGCCTATTTGCATCATCTGATTGAAGCCAACCACCTCGCCTACGCAGATCGGGCGGCGTATATGGCGGACGAGGACGTGTATCCAGTACCGAAAAAGGGACTGATTGCGGAGGAATACATCAAGGAACGGCGTCAGCTCATTCGTGAAGAAACCGCGAATGCCAATATAGTGGCAGGCGACCCTTGGAAGTACGATCCTGGCAAAAAGCCAGAGGTGTCCATAAAACTGAGAGATCAATCTCCGGTCAAGCAGACCACGCACTTCTCTGTGATGGACAAATGGGGGAATATCGTTGCGTATACGACCACCATTGAAGATATTTTTGGCAGCGGTGTGATGGTTCCGGGTTACGGCTTCATGCTCAATAATGAGCTTACGGATTTTGACGCGATTCCTGGTGGTGTCAATCAGGTCGAGCCTGGCAAGCGTCCACGTTCGAGCATGACGCCAACCATGGTGCTAAAAGACGGAAAGCCTTTTTTAGCAATTGGCTCACCTGGTGGCTCTACGATTATCGCCTCCGTATCGCAGACGATTCTCAATGTGATCGATCATGGAATGGAAATTGAGGAGGCCATCCGTGCACCACGCATTTTTTCTAGCGGCTATCCGAATGTGACGTGGGAAGCGGGCATTGACCAAGATGTCATCCTGCAATTGATGGCAAAAGGTCACGTCTTTGCTGAGGAGCCGACGAACATTGGTAACGTCCAAGCGATAGTGTACGATTTTGAAACGGGAAAAATGTACGGCGGAGCGGATAACACACGCGAGGGTACTGTACTAGGGGTCGATGCCATTGCGTATACGGCTGCGCAGCCAGTCCAGTCGCCAAAAGAAAAAGAAGGCCCCTTTGACTTACGAGTAAACGGCCATGTCTATCCATATACAGCAGAGCAAAAAGTGATGATAGATGGGGTAGCGTATGTTCACGCTAACAAGTTGCTGTTAGGTTTGGGACAAAAAGTGACGTCCTTCCAGTCTGATGTGGTCATGGTGAAGGGAATGCCTTACTTGCCTGTCAAAAAAATTGGCGAGAAGCTGGGCTATACGGTTAATTGGAAGGAAGGAGAGCGGTCCATCGAGTTGAATCGCAAAAAGTAGGCTGATCAAGGAAAGGATGTTGCAAAAATGAAGAAAGTACTTGTACTCGGAGGAACGCGATTTTTTGGAAAGCGATTGGTCCAGCTTCTCGTTGAAGCTGGGGCAGACGTTACGGTGGCAACGAGAGGGTTTACCCAAGTGGAGTTGCCTGCCTCTGTCAAAAGAATGACCCTTGATCGCGATGACGTCCATTCACTAGCGGTTGCAGGGGAAGAGCAGTGGGACGTGGTGTACGATAACATCTGTTATTCCTCCCAAAATGCAATGGATGCGTGTAAGGTTTTTCGGGGGAAAGTGGGTAAGTACGTTTTGACCTCTACTCTGTCCGTCTACGACTATGCAGAGGAACCACTACAGGAAGAAGCATTTGATCCATACACGTATGAAATCAACCGGAAAACGAGAGACGAGACGACCTATCAAGAAGGCAAACGTCAAGCAGAAGCCGTCTTTTTTCAGGAGAAGGCCTTCCCTGTCGTAGCCGTTCGTTTTCCAATCGTACTGGCGGAAGACGATTACACTCGTCGGCTATGGTTTCACATTGAGCATGTGCAAGAGGAGCTCCCAATAGGTATCACGAATCTCGCTGCCCGGATATGCTTTATACATGCACAGGAAGCAGCTCAATTTTTGGCATGGGTGCCGACAACGTCCATCACAGGGCCAGTAAATGCGTGCTCGGATGGGACTGTTTCGCTTGCTGAACTGATGGAGATGATTGCGCAAACAGTCGGAAAACCTGCCCGCATTGAGCCAACAATAGATGCTTCTGATGCGTCTCCCTTTGGGTTTGTCGCATCCTTTTACATGGATAACAGCAAGGCTAAGGCCGCGGGCTTCCCATTTTGGTCGCTGGATGAATGGGTGTCGGTGCTTGTCAAAAACTTAAACGAGGAATATACCTCCGAAAAAGCGTGACCTATCTACCTTTTCTTTCGTATAACTCCATGGTAAGGTAGAGCAGAACATATGTGTCTGTAAGGAACCAGGAGGATCGATCATGAACAAAAATCGCACCAGCAGCCTTGCGATCGTCGCAGCATTATCAGTAGCATTACTCAGTGGATGTGAACCTCCCTCATTAAGTGGAATGTTATCCAGCGAGTCGAATGGACAATCCGCGGGAGAGGGAACGCAGTCAACGACAGTTGAGCCAAATAACGAGGAGACAGCACGTCCCCAACGGGCATCTCTTGCAGAGACGATAAAAGATGTGGATGGAGTGCCAACTGTTACGAATGCAACAGATCTCTCGGTTGTCGTAAATAAACAGCGGGCATTGCCTGCCGATTATATTCCACCGGATTTGATAGAGCCGAATGTGCCATTTCCTTTTGATGAAAAAGTTGAGAAGCGATTACTGAGAGCAGAAGCCGCACAAGCATTAGAAGAACTGTTTGCCAAAGCAAAGACAGAAGGTATTGAACTGTATGCTGTTTCTGGCTACCGCTCATCTAAGACCCAAAAATCGCTGTACGAAACGTATGTAAGAACACAAGGTGCTGAACATGCCGCTGCCTACAGTGCCGTACCTGGAAAGAGCGAGCATCAGACTGGCTTGGCTATGGATGTGTCCGGATATGATGCAAGTACACGCTTGGAAGAATCCTTTGCTGAGACACCTG
This genomic stretch from Brevibacillus sp. DP1.3A harbors:
- a CDS encoding phosphodiester glycosidase family protein, with amino-acid sequence MLPVLGKINRFFLFLLAPALGFLVAFALDNPVDKLQIEGLKLPSAVAKSQADELGERLNDTKVQLRNVEVVIEDIRDRSKKEQKEYEQQNKNISSALEASKSQTQKSADVLDTILSNMLGKPIGQHFGKNSTVKVYSLQEGGYRGYMAKVRLNDPNALKMVLANNSVKSKGETTSQAGKRTGAILAINAGGFMADKQGNLTPLGITVVDGKIRTFSNNAKLSFVGFNNKGHLVGTNIKTQAQITQQGILQGASFLPRLLQDGKRLPIPREWANARQPRTLIGHFDNGDLLLIVIDGRRDGWSNGVTLEEAQRKLQEWHVVDAYNLDGGGSSAFYYNGKLLNKPSGGKERRVVSNLVVMP
- a CDS encoding stage II sporulation protein M; translation: MDITSFWHKHKASWAELEQLVERFTRQPRHISATDIDRLTQLYKKTSAHLAYVRSYHPADEITLYLNQLVLRAHNLAYKQRIGSWQQLKHFFGSYLMGLVHKRMSFIGVAALLFIIGGISGFAAVMVDPLNLYYVLPQGMAEQIDPSRLGEGHESLDSPVISTMIMTNNIKVAMLAFVSGITFGIVPIYLLLFNGLLVGALAAVYYQADSSYAFWAYILPHGVIELTAIFIAGGAGLHMGYRLLVPGRYARRHQFLEAAKESAHLLLATIPLLFIAGIIEGYITPSSLSLEAKYIVAVGTMLLLIAWYLLGYRPDSHKASLDLMSK
- the ggt gene encoding gamma-glutamyltransferase, with product MKKGMLVALSIVSVLSFPHFAVGKVPGVPAGVQGATKGIVAVSHPAAAQVGRDILAKGGNAIDAAAGIQFALNVAEPYMSGIGGGGFMMIYVKDQNKVTVLDSREVAPAKVTPHMFLRADGTPIPFEERHTSGQAVGVPGTLLGVEQALESYGTWDLGKVIEPSIELAEKGVRVNWVSAQFIANSMEKLKKHGTAAQVFAPNGVPLKEGEMLIQPQLAKTLKIIRDKGSNALYEGEIGKALVEEVQRTGGSMTLDDLQAYQVKEREPVSGMYRGYEVISMAPPSSGGLTLIQILKLMEGYDNTKDGIGSVAYLHHLIEANHLAYADRAAYMADEDVYPVPKKGLIAEEYIKERRQLIREETANANIVAGDPWKYDPGKKPEVSIKLRDQSPVKQTTHFSVMDKWGNIVAYTTTIEDIFGSGVMVPGYGFMLNNELTDFDAIPGGVNQVEPGKRPRSSMTPTMVLKDGKPFLAIGSPGGSTIIASVSQTILNVIDHGMEIEEAIRAPRIFSSGYPNVTWEAGIDQDVILQLMAKGHVFAEEPTNIGNVQAIVYDFETGKMYGGADNTREGTVLGVDAIAYTAAQPVQSPKEKEGPFDLRVNGHVYPYTAEQKVMIDGVAYVHANKLLLGLGQKVTSFQSDVVMVKGMPYLPVKKIGEKLGYTVNWKEGERSIELNRKK
- a CDS encoding NAD-dependent epimerase/dehydratase family protein — translated: MKKVLVLGGTRFFGKRLVQLLVEAGADVTVATRGFTQVELPASVKRMTLDRDDVHSLAVAGEEQWDVVYDNICYSSQNAMDACKVFRGKVGKYVLTSTLSVYDYAEEPLQEEAFDPYTYEINRKTRDETTYQEGKRQAEAVFFQEKAFPVVAVRFPIVLAEDDYTRRLWFHIEHVQEELPIGITNLAARICFIHAQEAAQFLAWVPTTSITGPVNACSDGTVSLAELMEMIAQTVGKPARIEPTIDASDASPFGFVASFYMDNSKAKAAGFPFWSLDEWVSVLVKNLNEEYTSEKA
- a CDS encoding RDD family protein gives rise to the protein MNEPTYVSGSNREASVVTPEHVMLRFQTAGLGSRATAMLIDTGILLLVNLTVFILFGIVLFGKEEDFFLDDDNYTIAIVLLVTFIVNFGYFWLLEAFWGGQTVGKRLVGIRVIRDNGQPATFVSSTIRNLFRIIDAMPSGYFLGALVCFFHPRDKRIGDMVAGTIVVVESGQRSTLFQKKKDKQPNGFDLNHALLILDERQKQAITREDWQLLSSFIGRLSSLTQAKKYELGNQIASIMRKKLELVDEQNTKEDPILFLQRLHNQLQNEFQLRK
- a CDS encoding D-alanyl-D-alanine carboxypeptidase family protein; amino-acid sequence: MNKNRTSSLAIVAALSVALLSGCEPPSLSGMLSSESNGQSAGEGTQSTTVEPNNEETARPQRASLAETIKDVDGVPTVTNATDLSVVVNKQRALPADYIPPDLIEPNVPFPFDEKVEKRLLRAEAAQALEELFAKAKTEGIELYAVSGYRSSKTQKSLYETYVRTQGAEHAAAYSAVPGKSEHQTGLAMDVSGYDASTRLEESFAETPEGTWLAANCADFGFVIRYLKGKEDTTGYAYEPWHLRYVGKEMAKEIMAGGLTLEDYFSEAAIAHK